A single window of Dermochelys coriacea isolate rDerCor1 chromosome 2, rDerCor1.pri.v4, whole genome shotgun sequence DNA harbors:
- the SLC7A13 gene encoding solute carrier family 7 member 13 has product MQLKRTIGYFDGVNFIIGTIVGAGIFVSPTGVLKYSLLNVGVALSIWTACGVISLMGALCYAELGTALPLSGGEYSHIKRALGSLPAFIFIWMATFTKPASNATRALLFAEYATQPFYGVCPAPELLKKCLALTVLWSLGILNGRSVKMTTWVQTVFTVLKMMALSVIGIAGIVLLVRGRKENLVRFENAFSSEIPDASQIAEAFFQGLYAYGGWWSLNYMAEEMINPCRNIPLTVMTAIPAVTLFYLLVNISYLTVLTPKEIVSSVAVAVTWADRVIPSVAWVIPLSVAASIFGALNSSMFTLGRLSYAGSQSGHLPVLISMLNVHYWTPAPAMIFSTIIASIFIIPADLITLTNYFGFSVWLMIGLTCASLIVLRYREPNLQRPYKVFLPVAFVMVAVSLFLVLAPIILSPKVQYSYALLFMLGGLLVYLPFVHFKLHFDFVDKITCYLQLLLEVSPADVSADGKYE; this is encoded by the exons ATGCAGCTCAAAAGAACAATCGGGTATTTTGATGGGGTAAATTTTATTATAGGCACCATAGTAGGTGCAGGGATCTTTGTGTCTCCCACAGGAGTGCTAAAATACTCCTTACTTAATGTGGGTGTTGCACTAAGCATCTGGACTGCTTGTGGAGTAATATCACTGATGGGAGCCCTCTGTTATGCAGAGCTGGGGACTGCCCTACCATTATCTGGAGGAGAATACAGTCACATAAAAAGAGCGCTTGGATCCCTACCTGCTTTCATCTTTATCTGGATGGCGACATTTACCAAACCAGCATCAAATGCTACTCGAGCTTTGTTGTTTGCCGAATACGCTACCCAGCCTTTCTATGGTGTATGCCCTGCACCAGAGCTGCTAAAGAAATGCTTGGCTTTGACAGTTCTATGGTCTCTGGGGATTCTGAATGGCCGAAGTGTCAAAATGACTACTTGGGTTCAAACTGTTTTCACAGTACTGAAGATGATGGCACTATCTGTAATTGGCATAGCAGGCATTGTCCTGCTGGTtagaggaagaaaagagaatttAGTAAGGTTTGAGAATGCATTCAGCTCAGAGATTCCTGATGCCTCACAGATTGCAGAAGCTTTTTTCCAGGGATTATATGCATATGGCGGTTGGTGGTCCCTCAATTACATGGCAG aAGAGATGATAAATCCTTGTAGAAATATCCCCTTGACTGTGATGACTGCAATTCCTGCagtgactttgttttatttactgGTAAACATCTCATACCTGACAGTTCTGACACCTAAGGAAATTGTCTCTTCAG TTGCTGTGGCAGTCACTTGGGCTGACAGAGTGATCCCCTCCGTTGCTTGGGTCATTCCTCTCTCTGTTGCTGCCTCAATATTTGGTGCCCTCAACAGCAGCATGTTTACATTAGGACGATTAAGTTATGCTGGAAGTCAGTCGGGACACCTGCCTGTTTTAATATCCATGCTTAACGTCCACTATTGGACTCCGGCACCGGCCATGATTTTTTCAACCATCATTGCATCCATTTTTATTATCCCCGCTGATCTAATTACTTTAACAAATTACTTTGGATTTTCTGTATGGCTAATGATTGGACTGACTTGTGCCAGCCTGATTGTACTCCGATACCGGGAACCTAATCTACAGCGACCATACAag GTGTTTTTACCAGTTGCATTTGTGATGGTGGCAGTTTCTTTGTTCTTAGTTTTGGCTCCTATAATCTTGTCTCCCAAGGTGCAGTATAGCTATGCCCTTCTCTTTATGTTGGGGGGACTTCTGGTTTACCTGccttttgtacattttaaattacattttgattttgttgacaaaaTTACTTGTTACTTACAGCTACTGTTGGAAGTTTCTCCTGCTGATGTATCTGCTGATGGTAAATATGAGTAA